In Silene latifolia isolate original U9 population chromosome X, ASM4854445v1, whole genome shotgun sequence, the following proteins share a genomic window:
- the LOC141619645 gene encoding phosphoglycerate mutase-like protein AT74, which yields MGHPNNNHRLPKRIILVRHGESQGNTNPTTYSTTPDHKIPLTQTGITQARTTGSAIRKILNNSSSPWMVYFYVSPYERTRSTLREIGRSFSKNRIIGVREECRIREQDFGNFQVAERMKIIKQTRERFGRFFYRFPEGESAADVFDRVSSFMESLWRDIDLNRLHPHPGHDLNLIIVTHGLSSRVFLMKWFKWTVEQFELLNNPENCEYRIMELGEGGEYSLAVHHSEEQMLEWGLSPEMVADQKWRVHAKRGEWNEKCSWYLDGFFDNLATDTDTDSSAEEGSDHFEDCGS from the exons ATGGGACACCCAAACAACAACCACAGGCTCCCAAAGCGAATAATCCTAGTCCGCCACGGCGAAAGCCAAGGAAACACAAACCCAACAACCTACTCAACAACCCCAGACCACAAAATCCCCTTAACCCAAACCGGCATAACCCAAGCCCGAACCACAGGCTCGGCAATCCGAAAAATCCTCAACAATTCCTCATCTCCATGGATGGTTTACTTCTATGTTTCACCATACGAGCGAACCCGGTCCACTCTTCGTGAAATCGGGCGCTCGTTCTCGAAAAATAGGATTATTGGAGTTAGAGAAGAGTGTAGAATTAGAGAACAAGATTTTGGGAATTTTCAGGTTGCGGAAAGGATGAAGATTATTAAACAAACTCGTGAACGGTTTGGAAGGTTTTTTTATCGGTTTCCTGAGGGTGAATCTGCTGCTGATGTTTTTGATCGTGTTTCCA GTTTTATGGAATCTCTATGGAGGGACATAGACTTGAACAGACTTCACCCGCACCCCGGCCATGACCTAAATCTGATCATAGTAACCCACGGGCTCAGCTCGCGTGTTTTTTTGATGAAGTGGTTTAAATGGACTGTTGAACAGTTCGAGCTTCTCAACAACCCAGAGAATTGCGAGTACCGGATAATGGAATTGGGTGAAGGAGGAGAGTACAGCCTGGCAGTTCACCACTCAGAGGAACAGATGCTCGAATGGGGTCTCTCTCCCGAAATGGTAGCTGATCAAAAATGGAGGGTTCATGCTAAACGAGGTGAATGGAATGAAAAATGTTCATGGTATCTCGATGGCTTCTTTGACAACCTAGCAACTGATACAGATACAGATAGCAGCGCGGAAGAGGGTTCTGATCATTTTGAAGACTGTGGAAGTTGA
- the LOC141619644 gene encoding uncharacterized protein LOC141619644, producing the protein MAILLYSHASLNSHSKPNQQNTKPNLPTHNISLISKKREFILHSLSLCIASFTTLRQNNAVFAAESSQTPSKSLFSGILNTKSWFQFYGDGFSIRVPPQFQDIMEPEDFNQGLSLYGDKAKTKTFAARFASTDGYEVLSVIIKPSNSLKLTFLEAQDISNLGSLKEAAKLFIPGGARLYTARTIKIKEDEGFRTYYFYEFGRDGQHVALVAAVNRGKAVVAGATAPQSRWESDGMKLRSAALSLSLL; encoded by the exons ATGGCAATTCTCCTCTATTCTCATGCTTCCCTCAACTCACATTCCAAACCCAACCAACAAAACACTAAACCCAACTTACCTACACACAATATCTCCTTAATCTCTAAAAAAAGAGAATTTATTTTACATTCATTATCTCTTTGCATTGCTTCTTTTACTACCCTTAGGCAAAATAATGCAGTTTTTGCTGCTGAATCTTCTCAAACTCCATCAAAATCATTATTTTCTGGGATTTTGAATACTAAGTCATGGTTTCAGTTTTATGGAGACGGGTTTTCTATTCGGGTTCCTCCTCAGTTTCAGGATATTATGGAGCCTGAG GATTTTAATCAAGGCTTATCGCTTTATGGAGATAAGGCAAAAACTAAGACGTTTGCTGCACGGTTTGCATCTACTGATGG GTATGAAGTATTGAGTGTCATTATCAAGCCATCCAACTCACTGAAGCTCACCTTCCTTGAG GCTCAGGATATCAGTAATCTAGGCTCGCTTAAAGAGGCCGCAAAGCTTTTCATTCCAG GCGGGGCTAGACTATACACTGCACGAACTATAAAAATAAAAGAAGACGAAGGTTTCAG GACTTACTATTTCTACGAGTTTGGTAGAGACGGACAACATGTTGCATTGGTAGCAGCTGTTAATAGAGGAAAG GCAGTTGTTGCCGGAGCAACTGCGCCACAGTCTAGATGGGAAAGTGACGGCATGAAGCTTCGCAGTGCTGCCTTGTCATTGTCCTTGTTGTAG
- the LOC141619646 gene encoding GDSL esterase/lipase At1g54790-like, with protein sequence MTKKTMFLHFIILASIFTPYVKSTDFNYPAVFNFGDSNSDTGELVASGLESMGPPYGQTYFHKPSGRYCDGRLIIDFLMDAMDLPFLNAYLDSVGAPMFRRGSNFAAAGSTILPATATSVSPFSFGIQVVQFLRFKNKVQDLSKSRKFDKYIPGQDFFDKALYMFDIGQNDLAGAFYSKTLDQILASIPYILQEFETGIKKLYDEGARYFWIHNTGPLGCLPQNIAKFGTDPTKLDNLGCVSAHNQAAQLFNLQLHALSKKLMGQYGDANVTYVDIYTVKSNLISNYSRYGFEQPIMACCGYGGAPVNYDSRVMCGQTKVINGTSVTANACDDSTEYVNWDGIHYSEAANEYVSSQILTGKYSDPPFSDKMPFLIKLKF encoded by the exons ATGACAAAAAAAACAATGTTTCTTCATTTTATTATCTTAGCATCTATTTTTACACCTTATGTAAAATCCACTGATTTTAACTATCCTGCAGTGTTTAATTTCGGTGACTCTAATTCCGACACTGGTGAACTCGTGGCTTCCGGCCTTGAGTCCATGGGTCCTCCCTATGGCCAGACTTACTTTCACAAACCATCAGGAAGATACTGTGACGGCCGCTTGATCATCGATTTCCTCA TGGATGCAATGGACCTGCCATTCCTGAACGCGTATCTTGACTCAGTTGGTGCACCAATGTTTCGCAGAGGTAGTAATTTTGCTGCTGCAGGATCAACAATTCTTCCAGCTACGGCTACTTCAGTTAGCCCTTTCTCATTCGGGATTCAGGTGGTTCAGTTCCTCCGATTCAAAAATAAAGTTCAAGATTTGTCGAAAA GTAGAAAATTCGACAAATATATTCCCGGACAGGATTTCTTTGATAAGGCGCTTTACATGTTCGACATAGGCCAAAATGATCTTGCTGGAGCATTTTATTCAAAGACTTTGGATCAAATTCTCGCCTCAATTCCTTACATTTTGCAAGAATTTGAAACTGGCATTAAG aaaTTGTACGACGAAGGAGCAAGGTATTTTTGGATTCACAATACGGGTCCACTCGGATGCTTACCACAGAATATAGCCAAGTTCGGAACTGACCCGACAAAATTGGATAATTTAGGGTGTGTTAGTGCACACAACCAAGCTGCACAGCTTTTCAATCTGCAGCTCCATGCTCTAAGCAAAAAACTGATGGGACAGTATGGAGACGCGAATGTAACTTATGTCGATATATACACAGTAAAGTCTAATCTCATTTCAAACTACTCAAGATATG GTTTTGAGCAACCGATCATGGCATGCTGTGGATACGGAGGAGCACCAGTAAATTACGACAGTCGAGTGATGTGTGGGCAAACTAAAGTTATAAATGGAACATCAGTCACAGCCAACGCATGCGACGACAGCACGGAATATGTAAATTGGGATGGTATACATTATTCAGAAGCAGCAAATGAGTATGTTTCATCACAAATACTGACAGGAAAATATTCTGATCCTCCTTTCTCAGACAAGATGCCTTTTCTTATAAAACTCAAGTTCTAA
- the LOC141619649 gene encoding kinesin-like protein KIN-1, translated as MSKVIICARFRPLSSSEIKDHGTSVSIHRIDDDSFNFKDEKDGDLTFNFDKVFYDDSAQASVYEFLALPIVQDAINAINGTIITYGQTGAGKTYSMEGPGIETTDDMKKGLVPRVIEGIFEMINSSQEATTYSVKLSMVEIYMEKVRDLLDLSKDNIQIKENKSQGILLSGVTEIPVLEAADALQILSSGIANRAVGETQMNVASSRSHCIYILTVQQDLPSDKRTKMGKLILVDLAGSEKVGKTGAEGRLLEEAKTINKSLTALGKVVNALTCSSQNKLNHIPYRDSKLTRMLQDALGGSCRMALLCCCSPSSSNASETLSTLRFGARAQHIKAVPCVTTPEEKSNKSEPSVQEKDAACERILSKLRERMCAEDVDLLEELFIHEGIMFYPTSNEEIESDLDNVTAKVIASLQTTLEELISTVDELQKQNKALRAKLTVSENRSLWDMISGAFSFLGIQQAAH; from the exons ATGTCTAAGGTAATAATCTGCGCTCGATTCCGGCCTCTAAGCTCCAGCGAAATCAAAGATCACGGCACTAGTGTAAGCATTCACCGCATCGACGAcgattctttcaatttcaag GATGAGAAAGACGGAGATTTGACGTTCAATTTCGATAAGGTGTTCTACGATGATTCTGCTCAAGCTAGTGTTTATGAATTTTTAGCCTTGCCGATTGTTCAAG ATGCCATTAATGCAATCAATGGGACAATCATCACTTACGGCCAG ACTGGAGCTGGAAAGACATACAGCATGGAG GGACCTGGCATTGAAACGACTGATGACATGAAGAAAGGCCTCGTGCCACGAGTTATTGAAGGAATTTTTGAGATGATCAATTCTTCACAAGAAGCAACAACATACTCAGTTAAATTGTCAATG GTTGAGATTTACATGGAAAAAGTGAG GGACCTTCTCGATCTATCAAAGGATAACATACAGATCAAGGAGAACAAATCTCAAGGGATTTTGTTGTCGGGAGTCACTGAG ATCCCTGTGCTGGAGGCTGCTGATGCATTGCAAATTTTATCT AGTGGAATTGCAAACAGGGCAGTCGGAGAGACCC AGATGAATGTGGCGAGCAGTAGAAGTCACTGCATTTACATATTGACAGTCCAGCAAGATTTGCCATCTGATAAGAG GACCAAAATGGGGAAATTGATTCTCGTCGACTTGGCAGGCTCTGAGAAAGTGGGGAAAACTGGGGCGGAAGGGAGGCTTCTGGAGGAGGCCAAGACAATTAACAAATCCTTGACAGCTCTGGGAAAAGTTGTAAATGCATTGACATGTAGCTCACAAAACAAGTTGAACCATATCCCTTATCGTGATTCTAAGCTTACACGAATGCTGCAAGATGCACTG GGAGGTAGCTGCCGAATGGCATTGCTGTGCTGCTGTTCACCAAGCTCTTCAAATGCATCAGAAACTCTATCAACTCTTCGCTTTGGTGCAAG GGCACAACACATAAAAGCAGTTCCCTGTGTAACCACTCCTGAAGAGAAAAGCAACAAATCAGAACCTTCTGTTCAAGAAAAAGACGCTGCGTGCGAGAGAATTTTGAGCAAG CTGCGGGAGAGAATGTGTGCTGAGGATGTAGATTTGCTTGAAGAGTTGTTCATACATGAAGGGATCATGTTTTACCCAACTTCAAATGAAGAGATAGAATCAGATTTGGATAATGTGACAGCCAAAGTAATTGCGTCCCTGCAGACTACCTTAGAAGAGCTTATTTCCACAGTCGATGAG CTTCAAAAACAGAATAAGGCTCTCCGGGCAAAGCTTACAGTTTCAGAAAACCGAAGTTTATGGGATATGATATCAGGTGCTTTCAGCTTCCTTGGCATTCAACAAGCTGCTCACTGA